One region of Natronorubrum aibiense genomic DNA includes:
- a CDS encoding DEAD/DEAH box helicase: MHETDDTRGDERAAIPITGDELLETFPRYHDPNDVTRLELPGREAATVPNSDVLRPELAAPLENDLYTHQADALEALARDENVCVATSTSSGKTRIYALQIARNVLEARARSEDATAYVLYPTKALSRDQERELNDFFDALGLEISVQVYDGDTERGQTRRRIRKEADVIISNFAGVNTYLHDHDRWARFLSACELVVIDESHTYTGVHGMHVAWIVRRLKRVLTYYDADPRYVLTSATIGNPGDHSQALLDEPVTVVDEDSSPTGPRELVLWNPPPRASEESNTWRAPSAEVDETPNGDADDAVVERVPATVEAPKLLSHLTYHDAQTLLFTPSRKLAELSVKRASKHRQDRSRYYTNPDRGAAIEPYHAGHSRRNRHGTEHQLKTGVLDGVASTNALELGINVGEMDATVQLGYPGQRQSFWQQIGRAGRGTKRSLSVLVAEHRTLDQYIAANPDYLLETDVEDAVVDIDNDAVFAQHLLCAADELALEADDAGTFVERDRLEQAVEMWRRAGRLSGALETGVSYTGPPRPQGTISLYATTGEEYEVRLADGVGDEYDLEMEPLAKERVLRDFHEGAVRLHQGQQYEVTAADHGSPRPSVTLRPTDVDYYTRTRTDVTVLDAVSERSREIGDFTLHFGRGRVLVYHGTYDEVAIHGGKRKAQSIPTENPPLSMDTQLCWLEVPEAVETALVEKYRDFSLPDLEDGLAETAHLGYAGGLHAAEHATIGVAPLELMVDKRDLGGLATLTIDSHLEHDTAGTDRDAPRNIAAAEATVREIASGLEREPASGWFIYDGIDGGLGFARAIYEEFEAVARRAHELIAGCDCGSVGGCPACVMDDQCGNDNQPLHRDAAVDVLDQLLGNADDGVLEAHQPDDEYGGERRPPLFYS; this comes from the coding sequence CGGTCCCGAACTCGGATGTGCTTCGTCCCGAACTCGCAGCACCGCTCGAGAACGACCTCTACACGCACCAGGCCGACGCCCTCGAGGCGCTCGCACGCGACGAGAACGTCTGTGTCGCGACGAGTACGTCCTCCGGGAAGACCCGGATTTATGCCCTCCAGATCGCGCGCAACGTCCTCGAGGCCCGGGCCCGCAGCGAGGACGCCACGGCGTACGTCCTATATCCAACGAAAGCGCTCTCCCGGGATCAGGAACGCGAACTGAACGACTTCTTCGACGCCCTCGGCCTCGAGATCTCGGTGCAGGTCTACGACGGCGACACCGAACGGGGCCAGACGCGACGGCGGATTCGCAAGGAGGCTGACGTCATCATCTCGAACTTCGCGGGCGTGAACACGTACCTCCACGATCACGACCGCTGGGCGCGCTTTCTCTCGGCCTGCGAGCTGGTGGTGATCGACGAATCGCACACCTACACCGGCGTCCACGGCATGCACGTCGCCTGGATCGTCCGCCGGCTGAAGCGGGTTCTTACCTACTACGACGCCGACCCGCGCTACGTCCTCACGAGCGCGACGATCGGCAACCCCGGCGACCACTCGCAAGCGCTGCTCGACGAACCGGTAACCGTCGTCGACGAAGACAGCTCGCCGACGGGGCCGCGAGAGCTGGTGCTCTGGAACCCGCCGCCGCGTGCGAGCGAGGAGTCGAATACTTGGCGTGCTCCGTCTGCCGAGGTCGATGAGACACCGAACGGCGACGCCGACGACGCGGTCGTCGAACGCGTCCCGGCCACCGTCGAGGCCCCGAAGTTGCTCTCGCATCTAACCTACCACGACGCCCAGACCCTGCTGTTTACGCCCTCGAGAAAGCTCGCCGAACTCTCGGTCAAGCGCGCGTCGAAACACCGGCAGGATCGCAGCCGGTACTACACGAACCCCGATCGCGGTGCCGCCATCGAACCCTACCACGCCGGCCACTCCCGTCGGAATCGCCACGGCACCGAACACCAGCTCAAAACGGGCGTCCTCGACGGCGTCGCCTCGACCAACGCCCTCGAGTTGGGGATCAACGTCGGCGAGATGGACGCGACGGTCCAACTCGGCTACCCCGGGCAGCGACAGTCGTTCTGGCAGCAGATCGGTCGGGCCGGCCGCGGAACCAAGCGTTCGCTCTCGGTGCTCGTCGCCGAACACCGCACGCTCGATCAGTACATCGCCGCGAACCCCGACTATCTGCTCGAGACCGACGTCGAAGACGCCGTCGTCGATATCGATAATGACGCGGTTTTCGCCCAGCACTTGCTGTGTGCGGCCGACGAACTCGCACTCGAGGCCGACGACGCGGGGACGTTCGTCGAGCGCGACCGACTCGAGCAGGCCGTCGAGATGTGGCGACGCGCCGGCCGACTCTCCGGGGCGCTCGAGACGGGAGTCTCGTACACTGGCCCGCCCCGACCGCAGGGAACAATCTCGCTGTACGCCACGACGGGCGAGGAGTACGAGGTACGACTCGCCGACGGCGTCGGCGACGAGTACGATCTGGAGATGGAACCGCTGGCGAAAGAACGGGTCCTGCGGGACTTCCACGAGGGCGCGGTGCGGCTCCACCAGGGCCAGCAGTACGAGGTCACGGCGGCCGATCACGGCTCGCCGCGGCCGTCGGTGACGCTGCGACCGACGGATGTCGACTACTACACGCGCACGCGGACGGACGTAACGGTACTCGACGCCGTCTCCGAGCGGTCCCGCGAGATCGGCGACTTCACGCTTCACTTCGGTCGCGGTCGGGTACTGGTCTATCACGGCACCTACGACGAGGTCGCGATCCACGGTGGAAAACGAAAAGCGCAGTCGATCCCGACCGAGAACCCGCCGCTGTCGATGGACACGCAACTCTGCTGGCTCGAGGTCCCCGAGGCCGTCGAGACGGCGCTGGTAGAGAAGTACCGCGATTTTTCCCTGCCGGATCTCGAGGACGGCCTCGCGGAGACGGCCCACCTCGGCTACGCGGGCGGGCTCCACGCGGCCGAACACGCCACGATCGGCGTCGCCCCGCTCGAGTTGATGGTCGACAAACGCGACCTCGGTGGGCTCGCGACGCTGACGATCGACTCGCATCTCGAGCACGACACCGCCGGAACCGACAGGGACGCGCCACGGAACATCGCCGCCGCGGAGGCGACTGTCAGGGAGATCGCCAGCGGCCTCGAGCGCGAGCCGGCGAGCGGCTGGTTCATCTACGACGGCATCGATGGCGGCCTCGGCTTCGCGCGGGCGATCTACGAGGAGTTCGAGGCCGTCGCCCGGCGGGCGCACGAACTCATCGCGGGCTGTGACTGTGGCTCCGTTGGGGGCTGTCCCGCGTGCGTGATGGACGATCAGTGTGGCAACGACAATCAGCCGCTGCACCGTGATGCCGCGGTGGACGTGTTGGATCAGTTACTTGGAAACGCGGACGACGGGGTGCTCGAGGCACACCAACCCGACGACGAGTACGGCGGTGAGCGGCGGCCGCCGTTGTTTTACTCTTGA
- the purD gene encoding phosphoribosylamine--glycine ligase: MRETVLLIGGGGREHAIARALEDSEADLYACAGNKNPGIARIAAGFETLETTDPDAVVDYAEAVEATLAVVGPEAPLDAGVADALEDAGIYAFGPKADDARIETDKAFQRRFMAENDIPGCPDFETFDDMDAACEFIDEYDGDLAIKPAGLTGGKGVKVIGDQVTPEEGKEYIRGSDYDRIVLEERLIGEEVTIQAFVANGAFETAPAVQDHKRAYEGDEGPNTGGMGSYSDATAALPFMTDDEYEEAVEVIEATVDALDDYRGILYGQFMLTSEGPKVIEFNARFGDPEAMNTLPVLETDFLDVLTAARDGEAPPALDFASQATVCKYAVPEGYPTDPEAGAKVQVDEDSAGDALLYYASVDERDDGIYTTTSRSFAVVGVADSISDAEEIAEDALAVAGDEGLHMRHDIGKADLVQRRIDHMNELRGE, translated from the coding sequence ATGCGAGAGACCGTACTCCTGATCGGTGGCGGTGGCCGCGAGCACGCCATCGCTCGCGCGCTCGAGGACAGTGAGGCCGACCTCTATGCCTGTGCCGGCAACAAAAACCCGGGTATCGCTCGGATCGCGGCCGGGTTCGAGACGCTCGAGACGACCGACCCGGACGCGGTCGTCGACTACGCCGAGGCCGTCGAGGCGACGCTCGCCGTCGTCGGCCCCGAGGCACCGCTCGACGCCGGCGTCGCGGACGCACTCGAGGACGCGGGCATCTACGCGTTCGGGCCGAAAGCCGACGACGCCCGCATCGAGACGGACAAGGCGTTCCAGCGCCGCTTCATGGCCGAAAACGATATCCCCGGCTGTCCGGACTTCGAGACGTTCGACGACATGGATGCCGCCTGCGAGTTCATCGACGAGTACGACGGCGACCTCGCGATCAAGCCCGCCGGCCTCACGGGCGGCAAGGGCGTCAAAGTCATCGGTGATCAGGTCACGCCCGAGGAGGGCAAGGAGTACATCCGCGGCTCCGACTACGATCGGATCGTCCTCGAGGAACGACTGATCGGCGAGGAAGTCACGATTCAGGCCTTCGTCGCCAACGGCGCGTTCGAGACTGCTCCCGCAGTACAGGACCACAAACGCGCCTACGAAGGCGACGAAGGGCCGAATACGGGCGGCATGGGAAGCTACTCCGATGCGACCGCGGCGCTGCCGTTCATGACTGACGACGAGTACGAGGAAGCCGTCGAGGTCATCGAGGCCACCGTCGACGCCCTTGATGACTACCGTGGCATCCTCTACGGCCAGTTCATGCTCACGAGCGAGGGCCCGAAAGTCATCGAGTTCAACGCCCGCTTCGGCGACCCCGAGGCGATGAACACGCTGCCCGTCCTCGAGACGGACTTCCTCGACGTGCTCACGGCTGCGCGTGATGGCGAGGCCCCGCCAGCGCTCGACTTTGCCTCCCAGGCGACGGTCTGTAAGTACGCCGTTCCCGAGGGCTACCCGACGGACCCCGAAGCCGGTGCGAAGGTGCAAGTGGACGAAGACAGTGCAGGTGACGCCCTGCTCTACTACGCAAGCGTCGACGAGCGCGACGACGGCATCTACACGACGACCTCCCGCTCGTTCGCCGTCGTCGGCGTCGCCGATTCGATCAGCGATGCCGAGGAGATCGCCGAGGACGCCCTCGCGGTCGCCGGCGACGAGGGCCTGCACATGCGCCACGACATCGGGAAAGCAGACCTCGTCCAGCGCCGGATCGACCACATGAACGAACTCCGCGGCGAGTAA
- a CDS encoding cation:proton antiporter domain-containing protein, whose product MTSAEIIEPLGHHELLLVIVQFTVLLFVARALGETFRALGQPAVVGELLAGVVLGPSILGLVAPGIYESLFLVSEAQFHLLEVISWLGLIMLLIVTGLETDIDLIVSKGRTALILSLGGIIVPFATGFALGWVLPSAFIAAPEERIVFSLFLATAMSISAIPVIAKVLIELDVVRRDIGQLILAAGMVDDTIGWILLATVAGLARTGVFDVGSAVTTVLSVIAFLGIAFTIGRRLTFELVRWVDNAFGSDVALLSTLMLLALAAGAVTQYMGLEAILGAFVVGVLVSQVKRFDYDLRHTFETITLSIFAPIFFAIAGLRMDVAGLFDPTVFTVGLVVLAVACFGKFAGIMGVAPIAGLSRWEGITIGGGMNARGAMEIIVATIGLGAGILTVEMYSIIVAIAIVTSLMAPAIMRWSIPKIEMSPDERERIDREAYRQESFVENLTRVLLPTRGGADTQYAARLLGPLLRDREIELDVLCVSESGAESGNDVAGAATRLRRGLVSWLRPTVRSSNTAVVADETERIFDLVEANLGEGTRQPRRLTRARTDSVAETILEESTAGYDLVVLGEAGTGRTPDEPLFSDTVDRVIQETTSPAMVVSTQSVQTAPPDEPLERILLPTVGTVSSRYASELAFAIAASENALVEILHVVAEPQADEQFAGGPDLSRQVGIGEQIVEREAALGRQLGASVLTTVTTAASPEAEIVERAARTDADVIVMGSDVRAISRRAFLGHRVEHVVRNAPCPVAVLSA is encoded by the coding sequence ATGACATCGGCAGAGATAATCGAGCCGCTCGGCCACCACGAACTCCTGCTCGTCATCGTCCAGTTTACGGTGTTGCTGTTCGTCGCCCGGGCGCTCGGCGAGACGTTCCGGGCACTCGGCCAACCGGCGGTCGTCGGCGAACTCCTCGCGGGCGTCGTCCTCGGGCCGTCGATCCTCGGGCTGGTCGCCCCCGGCATCTACGAGTCGCTGTTTCTGGTGTCCGAAGCGCAGTTTCACTTACTCGAAGTGATCTCGTGGCTCGGGCTGATCATGCTGTTGATCGTCACCGGCCTCGAGACGGACATCGACCTCATCGTCAGCAAGGGCCGGACAGCGCTCATCCTGTCGCTCGGGGGGATCATCGTCCCGTTCGCGACCGGCTTCGCGCTGGGCTGGGTGTTGCCGTCGGCGTTCATCGCCGCGCCCGAGGAACGAATCGTCTTCAGCCTGTTTCTCGCGACCGCGATGAGTATCTCCGCGATTCCGGTCATCGCGAAGGTGCTCATCGAACTCGACGTCGTTCGTCGCGACATCGGCCAGTTGATCCTCGCGGCGGGAATGGTCGACGATACAATCGGCTGGATCCTGCTGGCGACGGTCGCCGGACTGGCTCGAACCGGCGTGTTCGACGTCGGCTCGGCCGTCACGACGGTGCTTTCGGTGATCGCCTTCCTCGGAATCGCGTTCACCATCGGTCGACGGCTCACGTTCGAACTCGTCCGCTGGGTCGACAACGCCTTCGGGAGCGACGTCGCGTTGCTGTCGACGCTCATGCTGCTGGCTCTCGCCGCGGGCGCGGTCACGCAGTACATGGGACTCGAGGCGATCCTCGGCGCGTTCGTCGTCGGCGTCCTGGTCAGTCAGGTCAAGCGGTTCGACTACGATCTCCGGCACACGTTCGAGACGATCACGCTCTCGATCTTCGCGCCGATCTTCTTCGCGATCGCGGGCCTCCGGATGGACGTCGCGGGCCTGTTCGATCCGACGGTCTTTACCGTCGGACTCGTCGTCCTCGCCGTGGCCTGTTTCGGAAAGTTCGCCGGCATCATGGGTGTCGCTCCGATCGCCGGCCTCTCACGGTGGGAGGGGATCACGATCGGCGGCGGGATGAACGCGCGCGGGGCGATGGAGATCATCGTCGCGACGATCGGCCTCGGTGCCGGCATCCTGACGGTCGAGATGTACAGCATCATCGTCGCCATCGCCATCGTCACGTCCCTGATGGCACCGGCGATCATGCGGTGGTCGATCCCGAAAATCGAGATGAGTCCCGACGAGCGGGAGCGAATCGATCGGGAGGCCTACCGTCAGGAGAGTTTCGTCGAGAACCTCACGCGCGTCCTGTTGCCGACTCGCGGCGGCGCCGACACCCAGTATGCGGCGCGGTTGCTCGGCCCGCTGCTCCGGGACCGAGAGATCGAACTCGACGTGCTCTGTGTGAGCGAGTCGGGTGCGGAGTCTGGGAACGACGTCGCCGGGGCCGCGACGCGACTCCGACGCGGACTGGTCTCGTGGCTGCGCCCAACTGTTCGATCGTCGAACACGGCCGTCGTCGCCGACGAGACCGAGCGGATCTTCGACCTCGTCGAGGCTAACCTCGGAGAAGGGACGCGCCAGCCGAGACGGCTCACGCGCGCTCGAACGGACAGCGTCGCCGAGACGATCCTCGAGGAAAGCACGGCGGGATACGACCTCGTCGTTCTCGGTGAGGCGGGAACCGGGCGAACCCCGGACGAACCGCTGTTCAGCGATACGGTCGATCGCGTCATCCAGGAGACGACGTCGCCGGCGATGGTCGTTAGCACGCAGTCGGTGCAGACAGCGCCGCCCGACGAACCGCTCGAGCGAATCCTGCTTCCGACCGTCGGGACGGTCTCGAGCCGGTACGCTTCCGAACTCGCGTTCGCGATCGCCGCCAGCGAGAACGCACTCGTCGAGATCCTCCACGTGGTCGCAGAGCCACAAGCTGACGAGCAGTTCGCCGGCGGTCCCGACCTCTCGAGGCAGGTGGGGATCGGCGAACAGATCGTCGAGCGGGAAGCGGCACTGGGCAGGCAACTCGGCGCGTCGGTGCTGACGACGGTGACGACCGCGGCGTCGCCCGAGGCGGAGATCGTCGAGCGTGCCGCCCGCACCGACGCCGACGTGATCGTCATGGGATCGGACGTCCGGGCGATCTCACGACGGGCGTTTCTCGGCCACCGAGTCGAACACGTCGTCCGGAACGCCCCGTGTCCGGTCGCGGTGCTCAGCGCGTAA
- a CDS encoding aminotransferase class III-fold pyridoxal phosphate-dependent enzyme has translation MDRATVEPEVETIPDKRARQWVDYHHQFAAPSTYVYEFVWDVGADAIGPFCTDVDGNVLLDFTSHVAAAPLGYNNPALREKLRAFELVDPLKIAGQDFYVSGSGPPESPDVPGPTQLLDRLVAMTDHYGMDRVFLSNSGAEAVENAIKICYAAGGHRAFTFEGAFHGRTLGALSLNRSKTVHRRGFPEVPGVISLPYPATQDEYERRWLTDGPGGNVVADRLHPDRGTVDPDEVAFLILEPIQGEGGYRVAHPEFARDLEALRERYDIRIIADEIQSGLGRTGELWAIDHLDLTPDVITSAKGLRVGATIARSDLFPAETGRLSSTWGAGDLIAAMQGVLTIDTIHEQGLLENVRRRGQQLRDRLEEPEYESIVDVRGRGLMLGVEFDTKARRDAVLEAAFSRGLLTLGCGYKTLRLLPPLDVTAREIDLGARLLGEAIDAVAVESA, from the coding sequence ATGGACCGCGCTACGGTCGAACCCGAGGTCGAGACGATTCCGGACAAGCGAGCCAGACAGTGGGTCGACTACCACCACCAGTTCGCTGCCCCGAGTACGTACGTCTACGAGTTCGTCTGGGACGTCGGCGCGGATGCGATCGGTCCGTTCTGTACTGACGTCGACGGCAACGTCTTGCTGGACTTTACGAGCCACGTCGCTGCCGCCCCGCTCGGCTACAACAATCCCGCCCTGCGCGAGAAGCTTCGCGCGTTCGAGCTGGTCGACCCGCTGAAAATCGCCGGTCAGGACTTCTACGTCAGCGGCAGCGGCCCACCCGAAAGCCCCGACGTACCGGGCCCGACGCAGTTGCTGGATCGGCTCGTCGCGATGACCGACCACTACGGGATGGATCGGGTCTTCCTCTCGAACTCCGGCGCCGAGGCCGTCGAGAACGCCATCAAGATCTGTTATGCTGCGGGCGGCCACCGTGCGTTCACCTTCGAGGGGGCCTTCCACGGCCGCACGCTCGGCGCGCTCTCGCTCAACCGCTCGAAGACCGTCCACCGCCGTGGCTTTCCCGAAGTCCCCGGTGTGATCAGTCTCCCCTATCCAGCGACGCAAGACGAGTACGAGCGCCGCTGGCTGACCGACGGCCCCGGCGGCAACGTCGTCGCCGACAGGCTTCACCCCGACCGCGGCACCGTCGACCCCGACGAGGTCGCGTTCCTCATCCTCGAGCCGATTCAGGGCGAAGGCGGCTACCGCGTCGCCCACCCCGAGTTCGCCCGCGACCTCGAGGCGCTGCGCGAGCGCTACGACATCCGGATTATCGCCGACGAGATCCAGTCCGGACTCGGTCGCACGGGCGAACTATGGGCGATCGATCACCTCGACCTCACGCCGGACGTCATCACCAGTGCGAAGGGACTGCGTGTCGGCGCGACGATCGCCCGTTCGGACCTGTTTCCCGCGGAGACGGGACGTCTCTCCTCGACGTGGGGTGCCGGCGACCTGATCGCCGCGATGCAGGGCGTGTTGACGATCGATACCATCCACGAGCAGGGTCTCCTCGAGAACGTCCGGAGACGAGGACAGCAACTCCGGGACCGACTCGAGGAACCCGAGTACGAGTCGATCGTCGACGTTCGTGGCCGCGGACTGATGCTCGGCGTCGAGTTCGACACCAAAGCGCGCCGCGATGCCGTCCTCGAGGCGGCGTTCTCGCGGGGCCTGTTGACGCTCGGCTGTGGGTACAAGACGCTGCGACTGTTGCCGCCGCTGGACGTCACCGCGCGGGAGATCGATCTCGGCGCGCGGCTGTTGGGCGAGGCGATCGATGCCGTCGCGGTCGAGTCGGCGTAA
- a CDS encoding MgtC/SapB family protein, with the protein MNGVSLQVVDAPLDQTVLRIALAGALGMFLGLEREWSQKSAGIRTFSLISLLGAVFTIFAFETDIGEGLLVLGGVLVIIQGVLLAVQGLLSDDESGLSLTTSVSMLVAYGVGALVAAGFILEGVTVAVLSSLLLVLKRELHEFAWGLSHEEMRSTIEFAILAFVIYPLLPAEITLDVGGLALPLEPQVIWLMVVAVAGIGIVNYAIVSTYGGRGIAVTGFFGGLASSTAVVGTMLDHVNQRPEAASYAVAAILLANAAMAARNLAIAVGFTMGGETAVLLEAIVPLGAVIVIAFVVAAMTADWHESGPMELESPFSMKNALAFGAVFLVVLVFGSLAETWFGTLGFYATAVASGFVSSAGATTSAVVLYRGGQLGAAEATIAILLATVSSIVVKAVLASTSPNHDFRKQVATYSGLLLLGGALASILVVI; encoded by the coding sequence GTGAACGGTGTCTCGCTCCAGGTCGTGGATGCCCCGCTGGACCAGACGGTCCTCCGGATCGCGCTCGCCGGCGCGCTCGGAATGTTTCTGGGCCTAGAGCGCGAGTGGTCCCAGAAGTCCGCCGGCATTCGGACGTTCTCGCTGATCAGTCTCCTCGGGGCGGTCTTTACGATATTCGCCTTCGAGACCGACATCGGCGAGGGGTTGCTCGTCCTCGGCGGCGTGCTCGTGATCATTCAGGGCGTGTTGCTCGCGGTGCAAGGCCTACTGAGCGATGACGAGTCCGGTCTCTCACTGACGACCTCCGTCTCGATGCTCGTCGCCTACGGCGTCGGCGCGCTGGTCGCCGCCGGGTTCATCCTCGAGGGCGTCACAGTCGCCGTACTCTCGTCGCTGTTGCTCGTGCTCAAACGGGAACTCCACGAGTTCGCGTGGGGGCTCTCCCACGAGGAGATGCGCTCGACGATCGAGTTCGCCATTCTGGCGTTCGTGATCTACCCGCTGTTGCCCGCCGAGATCACCCTCGACGTCGGCGGGTTGGCGCTGCCACTCGAGCCGCAAGTCATCTGGCTGATGGTCGTCGCCGTCGCGGGGATCGGGATCGTCAACTACGCGATCGTCTCGACGTACGGCGGCCGCGGCATCGCCGTGACGGGCTTTTTCGGCGGTTTGGCCTCCTCGACGGCCGTCGTCGGGACGATGCTCGATCACGTCAACCAGCGACCGGAGGCCGCCTCCTATGCCGTCGCAGCGATTTTGCTCGCGAACGCGGCGATGGCGGCTCGGAACCTCGCGATCGCTGTCGGCTTCACTATGGGTGGCGAGACGGCAGTCCTCCTCGAAGCGATCGTTCCGCTCGGGGCCGTCATCGTGATTGCCTTCGTCGTCGCCGCCATGACCGCCGACTGGCACGAATCCGGGCCGATGGAACTCGAGAGTCCGTTCTCGATGAAAAACGCGCTCGCGTTCGGAGCCGTCTTCCTCGTCGTCCTCGTCTTCGGGTCGCTCGCCGAGACGTGGTTTGGGACGCTCGGCTTCTACGCGACCGCCGTCGCGAGCGGTTTCGTCTCGAGCGCCGGCGCGACCACGTCGGCGGTCGTTCTGTATCGGGGCGGTCAACTCGGCGCTGCCGAGGCGACGATCGCCATCCTGCTTGCGACGGTCTCGAGCATCGTCGTCAAGGCCGTGCTCGCGTCGACGTCGCCGAATCACGACTTTCGAAAGCAGGTCGCGACGTACAGCGGCTTGCTCTTGCTCGGCGGTGCGCTGGCGTCGATCCTCGTCGTCATATAG